One window of the Candidatus Hydrogenedentota bacterium genome contains the following:
- a CDS encoding ComEC/Rec2 family competence protein yields MKRPMSWVAVAFVAGMGAAGVGAIPGWGIPLCVALGGLAVAWLFSDRFASRSISVSATAFAAGALLWNARSTGEIGDPISRYAAAHPQQAEWTLEGVVRLTDLEDSQSGFRQFVLDVDTVRAGGQTQSLRGSAMVCQFKPDGDPVYATQRLRAEGTLALAMGRVNPGVRGYESYLRSKDIHTVLTVRERDGVEALSSGCRWSPAYWASVMRRIQADRMARFVPPGALGFANAIWLGYRGRIPAKEYQSFVESGTVHILSVSGIHMAMLFWTVSMLGGLLTRSRRRQALIAITTILLFTLMSGLRAGTLRAALMIAVYLLADLLNRERDARTALAVSAVLLLGWNPRLLYDTGFQLSFLSVASLLLFTETIVAAVGRAAGWIRGPQMPFGIDPGRMTGGRAIVARLRALAWPDSWRWNAQSLWRRARDVIAASIAVQILAWPVVIGSFHVAPLVAPLANLFVIPLATAALWLCFITQAAGLFSEGLAQIFGHALGPIVWSIQAVADGAARPSWAHPILTSPTMPAMACYWGAALLWAAHIETPSRWKRLAPAAALAAACIVCWTPWRQEPVAVFLDVGHGDCTFVRWADGRTMLVDGGDRRGEQDQGRNTVAPFLWCNHAARLDCIVLSHPDRDHIGGLLYLVERFDVGTLILGPHAPDRPLEHELIQTCNRKNVSIRRMRAGEKLVLGAMQAEALHPPDSDFGSDVNNSSLVLRLHWSGIRILLPGDIETPAEIRLAGEDCAADVLKVPHHGSRTSSSSALLQAVRPAVAVISTGGEHGREHVDPGVVEGYRRAGIPLWRTDWHGGIVLRVQNDAVNIIGERVKRGYPCPPTPDNVSFPLPPGRRI; encoded by the coding sequence GTGAAACGTCCAATGTCATGGGTGGCGGTGGCCTTTGTGGCGGGCATGGGCGCCGCCGGTGTGGGCGCCATTCCCGGATGGGGGATCCCATTGTGCGTGGCGCTTGGCGGATTGGCGGTGGCGTGGCTGTTTTCCGATCGTTTTGCAAGCCGGTCCATCAGCGTCTCGGCCACGGCGTTCGCGGCCGGCGCGTTGCTCTGGAATGCGCGGTCTACGGGGGAAATCGGCGATCCGATCAGCCGTTACGCCGCAGCGCATCCGCAACAGGCGGAGTGGACCCTCGAGGGAGTGGTCCGGTTGACCGATCTCGAAGACAGCCAGTCCGGCTTCCGACAGTTCGTGCTCGACGTGGACACCGTGCGCGCAGGCGGACAAACGCAGTCATTACGCGGTTCGGCGATGGTGTGCCAATTCAAGCCGGACGGCGATCCCGTTTACGCCACGCAGCGGCTTCGGGCGGAGGGAACGCTTGCGCTGGCCATGGGACGCGTCAATCCCGGCGTGAGAGGATACGAAAGTTACCTGCGATCGAAAGACATCCACACCGTGTTGACCGTCCGCGAACGCGATGGTGTTGAAGCCCTGTCATCCGGTTGCCGATGGTCGCCCGCATACTGGGCATCCGTGATGCGCCGGATTCAGGCCGATCGCATGGCCCGTTTCGTGCCGCCGGGGGCGCTTGGTTTCGCAAACGCCATCTGGCTCGGCTATCGGGGGCGCATTCCCGCGAAGGAGTATCAATCGTTCGTCGAATCGGGCACGGTGCACATCCTGTCGGTGTCGGGCATTCACATGGCCATGCTGTTCTGGACGGTTTCCATGCTGGGCGGATTGTTGACGCGATCCCGGCGCAGGCAGGCTTTGATAGCGATAACGACCATCTTGCTGTTCACACTGATGAGCGGCTTGCGCGCGGGCACGCTGCGCGCGGCGCTGATGATCGCCGTTTACCTGCTGGCGGACCTCCTGAACCGCGAGCGGGATGCAAGGACGGCGCTGGCCGTTTCAGCGGTCCTCTTGCTCGGATGGAATCCCCGATTGCTTTACGACACCGGCTTTCAATTGTCTTTCCTCAGCGTGGCGTCCCTGCTGTTGTTCACAGAAACGATCGTGGCCGCCGTCGGACGGGCCGCCGGATGGATACGGGGGCCTCAAATGCCGTTTGGAATAGATCCGGGCCGGATGACGGGCGGGCGGGCGATCGTCGCTCGCTTGCGCGCGTTGGCCTGGCCGGATTCGTGGCGATGGAACGCGCAAAGTCTTTGGCGGCGCGCCCGGGATGTCATTGCGGCCTCCATCGCGGTGCAGATTCTGGCATGGCCGGTCGTCATTGGCTCGTTTCACGTCGCGCCGCTTGTTGCCCCGCTTGCCAATCTTTTTGTCATTCCCCTCGCGACGGCGGCCTTGTGGCTTTGCTTTATAACGCAGGCCGCCGGGTTGTTTTCGGAAGGGCTTGCGCAGATCTTCGGCCATGCGCTCGGCCCGATCGTCTGGAGTATTCAGGCTGTGGCGGATGGGGCGGCGAGACCGTCGTGGGCGCACCCGATACTGACAAGCCCCACCATGCCTGCGATGGCGTGCTATTGGGGCGCGGCCCTGTTGTGGGCGGCGCACATCGAAACCCCGTCCCGATGGAAACGGCTCGCGCCCGCCGCCGCGCTGGCCGCGGCCTGCATCGTATGCTGGACCCCGTGGCGGCAGGAACCCGTCGCCGTGTTTCTCGACGTGGGCCACGGCGATTGCACGTTCGTGCGATGGGCGGACGGCCGGACGATGCTGGTGGATGGCGGCGACCGGCGCGGCGAACAGGATCAGGGCCGAAACACCGTCGCCCCGTTTCTATGGTGCAATCACGCCGCCCGTCTCGATTGCATCGTCTTGTCGCATCCGGATCGCGATCACATCGGCGGGTTGCTGTATCTCGTCGAACGATTCGACGTGGGCACGCTGATCCTGGGTCCCCATGCGCCGGATCGCCCGCTTGAACACGAATTGATCCAGACCTGCAACCGGAAAAACGTATCCATTCGGCGCATGCGCGCCGGCGAGAAACTCGTCCTCGGCGCGATGCAGGCCGAAGCGCTGCACCCGCCGGACAGCGATTTCGGTTCAGATGTAAACAATTCTTCGCTCGTGCTGCGCCTACATTGGAGCGGCATACGGATCCTTCTGCCCGGCGATATCGAAACGCCGGCGGAGATCCGGTTGGCCGGGGAGGACTGCGCGGCGGACGTGCTCAAGGTTCCGCATCACGGATCGCGAACGTCGAGTTCGAGTGCGCTGTTGCAGGCGGTCCGGCCGGCTGTCGCCGTGATTTCGACCGGCGGCGAACACGGCCGCGAACACGTGGATCCCGGCGTAGTGGAAGGCTATCGCCGGGCAGGCATTCCCCTCTGGCGGACCGATTGGCATGGCGGCATTGTCCTGCGCGTGCAAAACGACGCCGTGAACATAATCGGTGAACGGGTCAAGCGCGGATATCCCTGTCCCCCGACGCCGGACAATGTTTCCTTCCCGTTGCCACCCGGCAGGCGCATCTAA
- the rpoN gene encoding RNA polymerase factor sigma-54 codes for MMSMEHRLDQRQKQTLGQRIMLTQKMQQSIQILQLSAAELEQHIQQELETNPVLEVVEREPVLEPVPPAASTDAPDEFEEAFDLDTFARDWEYDIRNREGQDLSRNPDLDERRRYYENSITREESFSSRLLTQLRMAADDETTLRIGECIIGDINDRGYFTGSLEEIAADTGVPVEQVEDVLRLVQSFEPIGVGARDIVECLLIQIAVEYPDEPQLRELVEFHLEELERRQIPKIAKAMNISVERVEELKAMLAKLNPWPGSAGDLPQYVIPDVIVEKVDGAFVVYPGDDHLPGLRISAEYRQMASNAKMDPQGKQYLREKVDSAKWLLRNIEQRQNTIVRIARAIVDVQEEFLEKGPEFLKPLTLQEIADTVGVHEATVSRATRGKYMQTPQGLYEMKYFFSPGLRRDSGESQSSKSVQSIIKKIIDEEDKSRPLSDQKIADMLRRQGLNIARRTVTKYRESLGILTTTLRKKYE; via the coding sequence ATGATGAGCATGGAGCACCGCTTGGATCAGCGGCAGAAACAAACGCTGGGACAGCGTATTATGCTGACCCAGAAGATGCAGCAATCCATCCAGATTCTGCAGTTGTCCGCGGCGGAACTCGAACAGCACATCCAGCAGGAACTGGAAACCAACCCCGTTCTGGAAGTCGTGGAACGCGAACCTGTTCTGGAACCCGTGCCGCCCGCGGCGTCCACGGATGCGCCCGACGAATTCGAGGAGGCGTTTGATCTCGATACCTTTGCGCGCGACTGGGAATATGACATCCGGAACCGAGAAGGGCAGGATCTCAGCCGAAATCCCGACCTTGACGAAAGACGCCGGTATTATGAGAATTCGATTACGCGGGAGGAATCGTTTAGTTCGCGGTTGCTGACGCAATTGCGCATGGCCGCCGACGATGAAACCACGCTGCGCATCGGCGAATGCATCATCGGCGATATAAACGATCGCGGGTATTTCACGGGTTCACTCGAAGAAATTGCCGCGGACACCGGTGTGCCGGTGGAACAGGTCGAGGACGTATTGCGCCTCGTACAAAGTTTCGAGCCCATCGGCGTGGGCGCCCGCGATATCGTGGAATGCCTTCTGATTCAAATCGCCGTCGAATATCCCGATGAGCCTCAACTGCGCGAACTGGTCGAATTTCACCTCGAAGAACTCGAACGGCGGCAAATCCCGAAAATTGCCAAGGCTATGAACATCTCGGTCGAGCGGGTCGAGGAACTCAAGGCCATGCTGGCGAAACTTAATCCGTGGCCCGGCTCCGCCGGCGACTTGCCGCAATACGTGATACCGGACGTCATCGTCGAAAAAGTGGACGGGGCATTCGTGGTGTATCCGGGCGACGACCACCTGCCCGGCCTGCGAATCAGCGCCGAATACCGCCAGATGGCGAGCAACGCCAAAATGGACCCGCAGGGAAAGCAATATCTGCGCGAAAAAGTCGATTCGGCCAAATGGCTCCTCCGCAACATCGAACAGCGCCAGAACACCATCGTGCGCATCGCGCGCGCCATCGTGGATGTGCAGGAGGAATTTCTCGAAAAGGGGCCGGAATTCCTCAAACCGCTGACGTTGCAGGAAATCGCCGACACCGTCGGCGTTCACGAGGCGACCGTCAGCCGGGCCACCCGCGGAAAATACATGCAAACCCCGCAGGGGCTTTATGAAATGAAATACTTCTTTTCGCCGGGATTGCGCCGGGATTCCGGGGAATCGCAATCGTCCAAAAGCGTGCAGAGTATCATCAAGAAAATCATTGACGAGGAAGACAAATCCCGGCCTCTCAGCGATCAGAAAATCGCCGACATGCTTCGTCGGCAGGGACTCAACATTGCGCGGCGCACGGTGACCAAATACCGCGAGTCCCTCGGCATACTCACCACCACGTTACGAAAGAAGTACGAGTAG
- a CDS encoding Na+:solute symporter — protein MQLNWVDWLLIGGYCLFSFLIGIYYTRRAGQSVDEYFVGGRRIAWWLAGTSMVATTFAADTPLAVSKLARVEGIYANWFWWSVLLGGMMCVFFFAHLWQRAGVLTDVEFIELRYEGKSAAILRGFMAVYGGVLQNAIIMGWVILAMSKICDVMLGWDKLTSIAIMMTIMVFYTMLSGYWGVVMTDFFQFGMAMTGSIALAGMVVWHMGGIHGMIEQIQAAPQFDPKVFDFVPNFATATKLALLTFVVQLSVQWWGAGQGGGYIAQRLFSTPTERDAALSALWFNFAHYVLRPWPWIIVGLASLVYFPDLSAADAERAYPLMIAKFLPMGLRGLMVASLMAAFMSTMETQLNWGASYLINDLYRRFMVRKASERHYVAASRLAVLLLAALGCIAAWQAETITGAWIYLATLTAGAGMVGLLRWYWWRVNAWSEISALTGSFLIANGNLWAKILDRFGLVPAGWMDSITWLYGSDAYAVRLLIIVVSCTAIWLGVTYLTGPVGASHLEIFFRRVRPGGWWGPIARQCPEVQRDRARHAWSGWFAGVACIYTGLFGIGYLCLAKTLSGMVLLAVSALTGWWMVRQASAIGRERHVRLAGLAENKASPTVSEEKTVR, from the coding sequence ATGCAACTGAACTGGGTGGATTGGCTGCTGATTGGCGGGTATTGCCTTTTTTCATTTTTGATAGGCATTTACTATACGCGCCGGGCCGGCCAGAGCGTGGATGAATATTTCGTCGGCGGGCGTCGGATTGCGTGGTGGTTGGCGGGCACCTCGATGGTCGCGACGACTTTCGCCGCCGATACCCCGCTGGCCGTGTCGAAACTGGCCCGTGTGGAGGGCATTTACGCCAACTGGTTCTGGTGGAGCGTGCTGCTGGGGGGGATGATGTGCGTGTTTTTTTTCGCGCACCTGTGGCAGCGGGCGGGCGTGCTGACGGACGTCGAGTTCATCGAATTGCGTTACGAGGGGAAGAGCGCGGCGATCCTGCGCGGATTCATGGCGGTGTACGGCGGCGTGCTGCAAAACGCGATCATCATGGGCTGGGTGATTCTCGCCATGAGCAAAATCTGCGACGTGATGCTCGGCTGGGACAAACTGACCTCGATCGCGATCATGATGACGATCATGGTGTTTTACACGATGCTGTCGGGCTACTGGGGCGTGGTGATGACCGACTTCTTCCAGTTCGGCATGGCCATGACGGGATCCATCGCGTTGGCGGGCATGGTGGTGTGGCACATGGGCGGCATTCACGGCATGATCGAACAAATTCAGGCCGCGCCGCAGTTTGATCCCAAGGTCTTCGATTTCGTGCCGAATTTCGCGACGGCGACGAAATTGGCGCTGCTGACGTTTGTCGTGCAACTCTCGGTCCAGTGGTGGGGTGCGGGCCAAGGGGGCGGCTACATCGCGCAGCGCCTTTTTTCGACGCCCACGGAGCGTGACGCGGCGTTGTCGGCGCTCTGGTTCAATTTCGCGCATTACGTGCTGCGTCCGTGGCCGTGGATTATCGTCGGGCTTGCCTCGCTCGTGTACTTCCCGGATCTGTCCGCGGCCGACGCCGAGCGGGCCTACCCGCTGATGATCGCGAAATTTTTGCCGATGGGTCTGCGCGGCCTGATGGTCGCGTCGCTGATGGCGGCGTTCATGAGCACGATGGAGACGCAACTCAACTGGGGCGCGTCGTATCTCATCAACGATCTGTACCGGCGCTTCATGGTGCGCAAGGCGTCCGAGCGGCACTACGTGGCGGCGTCCCGGCTGGCCGTGCTTCTCCTGGCCGCCCTTGGCTGCATCGCGGCGTGGCAGGCCGAAACGATTACCGGCGCATGGATATACCTCGCGACGTTGACGGCCGGCGCGGGCATGGTGGGCCTGCTCCGGTGGTACTGGTGGCGCGTCAACGCGTGGTCCGAAATCAGCGCGTTGACCGGATCGTTTCTCATCGCCAACGGCAACCTGTGGGCGAAAATCCTTGACCGTTTCGGTCTTGTGCCCGCGGGATGGATGGATTCGATCACCTGGCTCTACGGCAGCGACGCCTATGCCGTGCGGCTGTTGATCATCGTCGTGTCCTGTACGGCGATTTGGCTCGGTGTGACATATTTGACCGGCCCGGTGGGCGCATCGCATCTCGAAATTTTCTTCCGGCGCGTGCGTCCCGGCGGCTGGTGGGGTCCCATCGCGCGCCAATGCCCCGAAGTCCAACGCGACCGCGCGCGCCATGCGTGGTCCGGCTGGTTTGCCGGCGTGGCCTGCATCTACACGGGCCTTTTTGGCATCGGTTATCTCTGCCTGGCGAAAACACTGTCCGGTATGGTCCTGCTGGCTGTGTCGGCCCTGACCGGCTGGTGGATGGTTCGGCAGGCCTCCGCCATTGGTCGCGAACGGCATGTCCGCCTTGCCGGTCTTGCCGAAAACAAGGCGTCTCCGACGGTCTCGGAAGAAAAGACGGTCCGTTGA
- a CDS encoding Gfo/Idh/MocA family oxidoreductase — translation MDGKRFSRRMFLGGIAAVAAGHSAFGSTTRNGTVRVGLIGCGAEGRRLLRDLSRCEASVSVVYDAADLRKRRAAVEVGAPAVDDWRGVIEKPGVDAVAIATPPHLHAAIAMAAMEAGKHVYCASPMAMGIEDARAFRDCARRTDRVVQIGAAPAGEGQWRTARALIRSGAIGDVQWCQGRFHSARRAGTDETGHVDWRAFHPGIPCDAARFVRWRHYWDYSAGTAAESHYDELTALLYAVGATLPRRVSAAGGVYAGDGRETPDNLVFSAEYAGGLTIVLASAACATTATIRGSAGSLELCGTHVRLLRESTEGHVAESYRAEAEKGLAEDWIEAVRTGSPCICGAEEGYRAMVAVAMAVEAYRRKKTVRYDPAQCGVSEDVPRLCA, via the coding sequence ATGGACGGCAAGCGATTTTCGCGGCGGATGTTTCTTGGAGGCATAGCGGCGGTCGCCGCCGGCCATTCGGCGTTTGGCTCGACGACACGAAACGGAACGGTGCGTGTGGGTCTGATTGGCTGCGGCGCGGAAGGCCGGCGGCTGCTGCGCGACTTGTCCCGATGCGAGGCCTCCGTGTCCGTCGTGTACGATGCGGCGGATCTCCGCAAACGGCGCGCGGCTGTCGAAGTGGGCGCCCCTGCCGTGGACGATTGGCGCGGCGTAATTGAAAAGCCCGGCGTGGATGCCGTGGCGATTGCGACCCCCCCGCACCTTCACGCGGCTATCGCCATGGCCGCGATGGAGGCGGGCAAGCATGTGTATTGCGCGTCGCCGATGGCGATGGGCATCGAGGACGCGCGCGCGTTTCGCGATTGCGCAAGAAGGACGGACCGCGTCGTCCAAATCGGCGCGGCGCCCGCCGGCGAGGGACAATGGCGCACGGCGCGGGCGCTCATCCGATCGGGAGCGATTGGAGATGTGCAATGGTGCCAAGGGCGGTTCCATTCCGCGCGCCGCGCGGGGACAGACGAAACGGGCCACGTGGACTGGCGCGCCTTTCATCCGGGAATACCTTGCGACGCCGCGCGTTTTGTCCGGTGGCGTCATTACTGGGACTATTCGGCGGGTACGGCGGCGGAAAGCCACTACGACGAATTGACCGCGTTGCTGTATGCCGTGGGCGCGACGTTGCCCCGGCGCGTCTCGGCGGCGGGAGGCGTCTATGCCGGCGACGGACGCGAAACGCCCGACAACCTCGTCTTTTCCGCCGAGTATGCCGGAGGCCTCACGATCGTGTTGGCCTCGGCGGCCTGCGCCACGACCGCCACGATTCGCGGAAGCGCCGGTTCGCTCGAACTGTGCGGGACGCATGTCCGGCTCCTGCGCGAATCCACGGAAGGACATGTTGCGGAATCATACCGCGCCGAAGCGGAAAAGGGGCTCGCGGAAGACTGGATTGAGGCCGTACGTACGGGTTCGCCGTGCATTTGCGGGGCGGAAGAAGGCTACCGGGCCATGGTGGCGGTGGCCATGGCCGTCGAGGCCTATCGCCGAAAAAAAACCGTCCGGTACGACCCTGCCCAATGCGGCGTTTCGGAAGACGTTCCGCGCCTGTGCGCATGA
- a CDS encoding cytochrome c3 family protein — MRIVWLMVLFFAASGIQAGFAQDNEDCMVCHGDPGFTKTLPDGSTSSLYIDEDVYKHSVHGDGACTSCHDDITELPHGPTLKPVACGGCHDEAQVYETSLHAQALHRGEHGAASCDDCHGSHDIRRSSDPASKSHPRNLPDTCGKCHSDPALVKSHMISVMNPSDSYMKSAHFKAISSGNGHAATCTRCHGTHDLQPSNNPASKIYRSNISQTCGQCHSAELAEFEQSIHGKALAAGIKDAPTCVDCHAEHDIEPPGQRTSKVNRHEIVRSTCTRCHDDVNVMRRYGLETGRQASYMDSYHGLASAAGSEVVANCASCHGNHLILPHADPASSTHKDNLPKTCGQCHENAGPNFAVGAVHIMPTSADQKALGIVRIIYIFLIVAVIGGMVFHNTIMMMRHMTVKLFEEWRGANTYRRFTTGMTMGHLVLTIAFIVLSVSGFALRYPESWWARHLFYGDAGLAARGVIHRGAALVLVAIAVVNASYLLFTKGGRKELRYLMFGLRDITGVFQNLAYAVGLRKEGPRFDRYSYIEKFEYWGMWWGTALMIVTGFSMWFVNTFLKFFPKIALDIVALIHFYEAWLAVLTIVVWHLYYMIFDPHTYPMNWSWITGRITHDDLKHRHPLEYEREVLGKPSGTDNP; from the coding sequence GTGCGTATCGTTTGGCTGATGGTTCTGTTTTTCGCCGCGTCGGGCATTCAGGCGGGGTTCGCCCAGGACAACGAGGACTGCATGGTGTGTCATGGCGATCCGGGGTTTACGAAGACCCTGCCCGACGGCTCCACGTCATCGCTCTACATTGATGAAGATGTCTACAAACACTCGGTGCATGGCGACGGCGCCTGCACGTCGTGCCACGACGACATCACGGAACTTCCGCACGGGCCGACCCTGAAGCCCGTGGCCTGCGGCGGCTGCCACGACGAAGCGCAAGTGTACGAAACGAGTCTCCACGCGCAGGCGTTGCACCGGGGCGAACACGGCGCGGCCTCGTGCGACGACTGTCATGGATCGCACGACATTCGTCGATCGTCCGATCCGGCGTCCAAATCACACCCCCGCAACCTGCCCGACACCTGCGGCAAATGCCATTCGGACCCCGCGCTCGTCAAGAGCCACATGATTTCTGTCATGAATCCGTCCGACAGTTACATGAAAAGCGCCCATTTCAAGGCCATCTCGTCCGGAAACGGACATGCAGCCACGTGCACCCGGTGCCACGGCACCCACGATCTGCAGCCGTCGAACAACCCGGCCTCGAAAATTTACCGTTCAAATATTTCGCAGACGTGCGGCCAGTGCCACTCCGCGGAACTGGCCGAATTCGAGCAAAGCATTCACGGAAAGGCATTGGCGGCGGGCATCAAGGACGCGCCGACGTGCGTGGACTGCCACGCCGAACACGACATCGAGCCGCCGGGCCAGCGAACCTCGAAGGTAAACCGCCATGAAATCGTGCGTTCAACCTGCACGCGCTGCCATGACGACGTAAACGTCATGCGGCGGTACGGTCTCGAAACGGGCCGCCAAGCGAGTTACATGGACAGCTACCACGGCCTCGCCAGCGCCGCGGGATCCGAAGTGGTGGCCAATTGTGCGAGTTGCCACGGCAACCATCTGATTCTGCCCCACGCCGATCCCGCTTCCTCGACGCACAAGGACAACCTTCCCAAGACCTGCGGCCAGTGCCACGAGAACGCCGGGCCCAATTTCGCCGTCGGCGCGGTCCACATCATGCCGACAAGCGCCGACCAGAAAGCGCTCGGAATTGTCCGAATCATTTACATTTTCCTGATCGTCGCGGTCATCGGCGGCATGGTGTTCCACAACACCATCATGATGATGCGCCACATGACGGTGAAACTTTTCGAGGAATGGCGCGGAGCCAACACCTACCGCCGCTTCACGACCGGCATGACCATGGGCCATCTCGTCCTGACGATTGCGTTCATCGTGTTGTCGGTGTCGGGCTTTGCCCTGCGCTATCCCGAAAGCTGGTGGGCGCGGCACCTGTTCTACGGCGACGCGGGTCTTGCGGCGCGCGGCGTGATTCACCGCGGTGCGGCCCTTGTACTGGTGGCCATCGCGGTCGTCAACGCCTCCTACCTGTTGTTTACGAAAGGCGGACGCAAGGAATTGCGCTATCTGATGTTCGGCTTGCGCGACATCACCGGCGTGTTCCAGAACTTGGCCTACGCGGTCGGGCTGCGCAAGGAGGGACCGCGCTTCGATCGCTACAGTTACATCGAAAAATTCGAGTACTGGGGCATGTGGTGGGGCACGGCGCTGATGATCGTGACGGGATTCTCAATGTGGTTCGTCAACACGTTCCTTAAATTCTTTCCCAAAATTGCGCTGGACATCGTGGCGCTCATTCATTTCTACGAGGCGTGGCTTGCCGTGCTCACCATCGTCGTGTGGCACCTCTACTACATGATTTTCGATCCCCACACCTACCCCATGAACTGGTCGTGGATCACGGGTCGCATCACGCATGACGATCTCAAACACCGCCATCCCCTGGAATACGAGCGCGAGGTGCTGGGCAAGCCGTCCGGCACGGACAATCCGTAG